In Agromyces archimandritae, one genomic interval encodes:
- a CDS encoding carbohydrate ABC transporter permease: MSALPASAPRLAGRSRRERMPWGNPIVYFVALVVIALMLAPIAYIIAGGFRTNAQITEDPSGLPAPWVPENYLNVLTSGTFWTEVGNSAIAAVVTTVGVVALGLMAGYVLARYRFRARGFLYALFAAGLMFPMTVAITPLYLVVRQIGLMNSPAGVILPQIAFALPTTIIILVPFLKAIPDELEEAAAIDGTGRLGFFWRMVLPLSLPGVITVGILAFIASWNSYLLPLFVLSHESTYTLPLGVQAFASQYSVDTAKVLAFTSLSMIPALVFFSVFERRIVGGLTGAVKG, from the coding sequence ATGAGCGCGCTTCCGGCATCCGCACCCCGCCTCGCAGGCCGTTCGCGCCGTGAGCGGATGCCGTGGGGCAACCCGATCGTGTACTTCGTCGCGCTCGTCGTCATCGCCCTCATGCTCGCGCCGATCGCGTACATCATCGCCGGCGGCTTCCGCACGAACGCGCAGATCACCGAAGACCCCTCGGGCCTGCCCGCCCCGTGGGTGCCGGAGAACTACCTGAACGTGCTGACCAGCGGCACCTTCTGGACCGAGGTCGGCAACTCGGCGATCGCCGCCGTCGTCACCACCGTCGGCGTCGTCGCCCTCGGGCTCATGGCCGGCTACGTGCTCGCGCGCTACCGGTTCCGGGCCCGCGGGTTCCTCTACGCCCTCTTCGCCGCCGGCCTCATGTTCCCCATGACGGTCGCGATCACCCCGCTCTACCTCGTCGTGCGGCAGATCGGGCTGATGAACTCGCCGGCCGGCGTCATCCTGCCGCAGATCGCCTTCGCCCTGCCGACGACGATCATCATCCTCGTGCCGTTCCTCAAGGCCATCCCCGACGAACTCGAAGAGGCCGCCGCGATCGACGGCACCGGCCGGCTCGGGTTCTTCTGGCGCATGGTGCTGCCGTTGTCGCTGCCCGGCGTCATCACCGTCGGCATCCTCGCCTTCATCGCCAGCTGGAACAGCTACCTGCTGCCGCTGTTCGTGCTGAGCCACGAAAGCACCTACACGCTGCCGCTCGGCGTGCAGGCCTTCGCCTCGCAATACTCCGTCGACACGGCGAAGGTGCTCGCCTTCACCTCCCTGTCGATGATCCCCGCGCTCGTGTTCTTCAGCGTGTTCGAACGCCGCATCGTCGGCGGACTGACGGGAGCCGTCAAAGGATGA
- a CDS encoding sugar ABC transporter permease, which yields MTPYRARRIFEASRSLSTQASKLSRDRTARPASPPAGRAAGAPPTGAADTRGTGRPGRGRDRRATASTRRDWVKTAEIALLVGPALIVFLAFVIFPVVMAAYYGFFRWKGFGAPTDFIGLQNYVTILQDPEFHEALWHNGVIVVMSLVLQGPAALLIALLLNRRMRGQSIIRVLIFVPYVISEVVVGTGLSLMLQSEGALNGLLERIGLGFLAADWLADPDAAIWTLLVILTWKYLGFAVILFLAGLQGIPDELTEAAQIDGASYWQIQRRITLPLLGPTTRIWAFLSIIGSLQLFDLVYIIWGQYVASTAGTSTMATYMVANGRNAGNYGYGNAVAVVLFLISLIVALVYQRYVLRRDTAGALTEGRR from the coding sequence TTGACCCCATATCGGGCGCGCCGTATATTCGAAGCGTCCAGATCACTTTCGACGCAGGCGTCGAAACTTTCGAGAGACCGAACCGCGCGGCCGGCATCGCCCCCGGCCGGCCGCGCGGCCGGCGCCCCGCCGACCGGTGCCGCAGACACGCGCGGCACCGGCCGGCCCGGTCGGGGCCGCGATCGGCGCGCCACGGCATCCACTCGCCGCGACTGGGTCAAAACGGCCGAGATCGCCCTGCTCGTCGGCCCGGCGCTCATCGTCTTCCTCGCGTTCGTGATCTTCCCGGTCGTGATGGCGGCGTACTACGGCTTCTTCCGCTGGAAGGGCTTCGGCGCCCCGACCGACTTCATCGGCCTGCAGAACTACGTCACCATCCTGCAGGACCCCGAGTTCCACGAAGCCCTCTGGCACAACGGCGTCATCGTCGTCATGTCGCTCGTGCTGCAGGGCCCGGCGGCCCTGCTCATCGCGCTGCTGCTGAACCGGCGCATGCGCGGGCAGTCGATCATCCGCGTCCTCATCTTCGTGCCCTACGTCATCTCCGAAGTCGTCGTCGGCACCGGGCTCAGCCTCATGCTGCAGAGCGAAGGCGCCCTGAACGGCCTCCTCGAACGCATCGGCCTCGGCTTCCTCGCCGCCGACTGGCTCGCCGACCCCGACGCGGCCATCTGGACGCTGCTCGTCATCCTCACCTGGAAATACCTGGGCTTCGCCGTCATCCTCTTCCTCGCAGGCCTGCAGGGCATCCCCGACGAACTCACCGAGGCCGCCCAGATCGACGGCGCCTCGTACTGGCAGATCCAGCGCCGCATCACGCTGCCGCTGCTCGGGCCAACCACCCGCATCTGGGCGTTCCTGTCGATCATCGGATCGCTGCAGCTCTTCGACCTCGTCTACATCATCTGGGGGCAGTACGTGGCATCCACCGCGGGCACCTCGACCATGGCGACCTACATGGTGGCCAACGGCCGCAACGCCGGCAACTACGGCTACGGCAACGCGGTCGCCGTCGTCCTCTTCCTCATCTCGCTCATCGTCGCGCTCGTCTACCAGCGCTACGTGCTGCGCCGCGACACCGCCGGCGCCCTGACGGAGGGACGGCGATGA
- a CDS encoding helix-turn-helix domain-containing protein — protein MTDRPGTFDGVHRRNLSKVLGLLHDDGPLSRARLTALTGLNRSTIASLVAELDGAGLVAERAPDPTNRVGRPSPSSPCDPRPSRSPSIPKWMP, from the coding sequence GTGACCGACCGACCAGGAACCTTCGACGGGGTGCACCGCCGAAACCTCTCGAAAGTACTCGGCCTCCTCCACGACGACGGCCCCCTCTCCCGCGCACGCCTCACCGCCCTCACCGGCCTGAACCGATCCACCATCGCGAGCCTCGTCGCCGAACTCGACGGCGCCGGCCTCGTCGCCGAGCGGGCCCCCGACCCCACCAACCGCGTCGGACGCCCCTCCCCGTCGTCGCCGTGCGACCCGAGACCGTCGCGATCGCCGTCAATCCCGAAGTGGATGCCGTGA
- a CDS encoding ROK family protein, with the protein MRPETVAIAVNPEVDAVTLAAVGLGGEIPVRTRIDADALPTPASTAALVADTVERWRTGPLGGHRIAGIGLAVPGLVRAEDGLVRLAPHLEWADAPLARMVADATGLPAYVGNDASLGVIAEHRFGAGRGIANLIYLNGGASGIGGGLVIGGTPVGGAHGYAGEFGQNRPGAAAGDRRADGGVLEDEVSRARLLDAVGLRAADEPALAAALAASADPAVAAELDRQRRILATALANAVNVLNPSLVVLGGFLATLAEHDLAGLEASVAAQAFSAASEDLAIRTAALGEDRLLIGAAELALAPLLADPLG; encoded by the coding sequence GTGCGACCCGAGACCGTCGCGATCGCCGTCAATCCCGAAGTGGATGCCGTGACCCTCGCCGCCGTCGGCCTCGGCGGCGAGATCCCCGTGCGCACCCGCATCGACGCCGATGCGCTGCCCACCCCGGCATCCACCGCCGCCCTCGTCGCCGACACCGTCGAACGCTGGCGCACCGGGCCCCTCGGCGGGCACCGCATCGCCGGCATCGGCCTCGCCGTGCCCGGGCTCGTGCGCGCCGAAGACGGCCTCGTGCGCCTGGCGCCGCACCTCGAATGGGCGGATGCGCCGCTCGCCCGCATGGTCGCAGACGCCACCGGACTGCCCGCATACGTCGGCAACGACGCGAGCCTCGGCGTCATCGCCGAACACCGCTTCGGCGCCGGCCGCGGCATCGCCAACCTCATCTACCTGAACGGCGGCGCCAGCGGCATCGGCGGCGGTCTCGTCATCGGCGGCACCCCCGTCGGCGGCGCGCACGGCTACGCCGGCGAGTTCGGGCAGAATCGCCCCGGCGCCGCCGCCGGCGACCGCCGCGCCGACGGCGGCGTGCTCGAAGACGAGGTGAGCCGGGCCCGGCTCCTGGATGCCGTGGGGCTCCGCGCCGCCGACGAACCCGCCCTCGCCGCCGCCCTCGCGGCATCCGCCGACCCCGCCGTCGCCGCCGAACTCGACCGCCAGCGCCGCATCCTCGCGACCGCGCTCGCGAACGCCGTCAACGTGCTGAACCCCTCGCTCGTCGTCCTCGGCGGGTTCCTCGCCACCCTCGCCGAGCACGACCTCGCCGGGCTCGAGGCATCCGTCGCCGCCCAGGCCTTCTCGGCCGCCTCCGAAGACCTGGCCATCCGCACCGCCGCCCTCGGCGAAGACCGCCTGCTCATCGGCGCCGCCGAACTCGCCCTCGCCCCCCTGCTCGCCGACCCGCTGGGCTGA
- a CDS encoding ATP-binding protein, giving the protein MTLNPFRPTAGAEPPQLIGRAGVLDEFEYGLRIRSGAPGLLTIFTGARGVGKTVMLGEAEDAARRAGWAVISETATRGFLGRIGAEMKRLIEELGAGPSIRRITGIGFGGFSVQTELAPEQQAGWRQLGEELLRLLDERGTGLVITLDEIHGADRDELAQLAASVQHFIRAGLPIALVFAGLPAAVSDLLDEGVATFLRRADRIDLHAATVDDVAASYLETFGTFEHPLPPTLVREAAEATGGFPFLIQLVGYHLWQVAETTPGPLSAAEVGVAIAAARRRNSRVVIDAALASASQKDLAFLRAMAVDDGPSKTADLGKRLGDPSNAIGNYRARLIDAGLIESAGRGLVDFAVPGLRERMRA; this is encoded by the coding sequence ATGACGCTCAATCCGTTCCGCCCGACCGCCGGTGCCGAGCCGCCGCAGCTGATCGGCCGCGCCGGCGTGCTCGATGAGTTCGAGTACGGTCTGCGCATCAGGTCGGGCGCACCCGGTCTGCTGACGATCTTCACCGGTGCGCGGGGCGTCGGGAAGACCGTCATGCTCGGCGAGGCGGAAGATGCCGCCCGGCGAGCGGGTTGGGCGGTCATCTCCGAGACGGCGACGCGCGGCTTCCTGGGTCGTATCGGCGCTGAGATGAAGCGCCTCATCGAAGAACTCGGCGCAGGGCCGAGCATCCGACGCATCACGGGCATCGGCTTCGGCGGATTCTCGGTGCAGACCGAGCTCGCCCCCGAGCAGCAGGCCGGATGGCGACAGTTGGGCGAGGAGCTCCTGCGTCTGCTCGACGAGCGCGGAACCGGGCTCGTGATCACGCTCGACGAGATCCATGGCGCCGACCGCGACGAGCTCGCGCAACTGGCCGCCTCGGTGCAGCACTTCATCCGGGCGGGTCTGCCGATCGCACTGGTCTTCGCCGGCCTCCCGGCGGCGGTGTCGGATCTCCTCGACGAGGGCGTCGCGACGTTCCTCCGCCGCGCAGACCGCATCGACCTCCATGCTGCGACCGTCGACGACGTCGCGGCCTCGTACCTCGAGACGTTCGGCACCTTCGAGCATCCCCTTCCTCCGACCCTCGTGCGCGAGGCGGCGGAAGCCACGGGCGGGTTCCCCTTTTTGATCCAGCTCGTCGGCTACCACCTGTGGCAGGTGGCCGAAACGACTCCTGGGCCGCTTTCGGCGGCGGAAGTCGGTGTCGCCATCGCGGCCGCGCGCCGGAGGAACTCGCGGGTCGTCATCGACGCCGCCCTCGCCTCTGCGTCGCAGAAGGATCTCGCGTTCTTGCGCGCAATGGCCGTCGACGACGGCCCTTCGAAGACCGCGGACCTCGGCAAACGCCTCGGCGATCCGTCGAACGCGATCGGCAACTACCGGGCCCGCCTCATCGATGCCGGTCTCATCGAGTCGGCCGGGCGCGGGCTGGTGGACTTCGCGGTGCCCGGGCTACGGGAGCGCATGCGCGCATGA
- a CDS encoding LLM class F420-dependent oxidoreductase, translated as MTVEQHELGTFGVWARRTDATPELAREVERLGYGTLWVGGSPGAELAEAEAALDATERIVVATGIVNIWTADARAAAASFRRLEARHPGRFLLGIGSGHPESNADRRTPLTAMSDYLDVLDAEGVPAGRRVLSALGPKMLELAAARSLGSHPYLTPPAHTAWAREVLGAGKLLAPEVMVLADDDAEHARAIGRKALDRYLKLSNYTKTMLRWGFTEDDIANGGSDRLIDELAVWGTPAHLAAALRKHLDAGASHVCAQVLRSDPVPTLEALADELF; from the coding sequence ATGACGGTCGAACAACACGAACTCGGGACCTTCGGCGTCTGGGCACGCCGCACCGACGCCACCCCGGAGCTCGCACGCGAGGTCGAACGCCTCGGCTACGGCACCCTCTGGGTCGGCGGATCGCCGGGCGCCGAACTCGCCGAAGCCGAAGCCGCGCTCGACGCCACCGAACGCATCGTCGTCGCCACCGGCATCGTGAACATCTGGACGGCCGACGCCCGCGCCGCCGCGGCATCCTTCCGCCGCCTCGAGGCGCGCCACCCCGGCCGCTTCCTCCTCGGCATCGGCAGCGGGCATCCCGAATCCAACGCCGACCGCCGCACGCCGCTCACCGCGATGTCGGACTACCTCGACGTGCTCGACGCCGAAGGCGTGCCCGCCGGCCGCCGCGTGCTCTCCGCGCTCGGCCCGAAAATGCTGGAGCTCGCCGCCGCCCGCAGCCTCGGTAGCCACCCCTACCTCACCCCGCCCGCCCACACCGCATGGGCGCGCGAGGTCCTCGGCGCCGGCAAGCTGCTCGCCCCCGAGGTCATGGTGCTCGCCGACGACGACGCCGAGCACGCCCGCGCGATCGGCCGCAAGGCGCTGGACCGCTACCTGAAGCTGTCGAACTACACGAAGACGATGCTCCGCTGGGGCTTCACCGAAGACGACATCGCCAACGGCGGCAGCGACCGCCTCATCGACGAACTCGCCGTCTGGGGAACCCCCGCGCACCTCGCCGCCGCGCTCCGGAAGCACCTCGACGCGGGCGCCTCGCACGTGTGCGCGCAGGTGCTCCGCAGCGACCCCGTGCCGACCCTCGAGGCCCTCGCCGACGAGCTGTTCTAG
- a CDS encoding SDR family oxidoreductase gives MQRFDGRVALITGASRGIGYAIAERLVAEGAEVVITGRDPETLAAAAERLGPAASGIPGRADDDEHRERVFAHIAERHGRLDHLVNNAGINPAWGPALELEASVVRKILDVNVVAALDWTRGAVAAGLARSVVNLASLAGTTSSPNIAFYGVSKAALINLTMQLAAELAPGIRVNAVAPAVVKTKLARALYEGREASVAAEYPLQRLGEPADVAGPVAFLLSDDAAWVTGQTLRIDGGASIRSFG, from the coding sequence GTGCAGAGATTCGACGGCCGCGTCGCCCTCATCACCGGGGCGAGCCGCGGCATCGGCTACGCGATCGCCGAACGACTCGTCGCCGAGGGCGCCGAGGTCGTCATCACCGGGCGCGACCCCGAGACCCTCGCGGCGGCGGCCGAACGCCTCGGACCGGCCGCGAGCGGCATCCCGGGCCGTGCCGACGACGACGAGCACCGCGAACGCGTCTTCGCGCATATCGCCGAACGCCACGGCCGCCTCGACCACCTCGTGAACAACGCCGGCATCAACCCCGCCTGGGGGCCCGCGCTCGAGCTCGAAGCATCCGTCGTCCGCAAGATCCTCGACGTCAACGTCGTCGCCGCCCTCGACTGGACGCGCGGCGCCGTCGCCGCCGGCCTCGCCCGCTCGGTCGTGAACCTGGCGAGCCTCGCCGGCACGACCTCCAGCCCGAACATCGCCTTCTACGGCGTCTCGAAGGCGGCCCTCATCAACCTCACGATGCAGCTGGCCGCCGAGCTCGCCCCCGGCATCCGCGTGAACGCCGTCGCCCCCGCCGTCGTGAAGACCAAGCTCGCGCGTGCGCTGTACGAGGGCCGCGAGGCATCCGTCGCCGCCGAATACCCGCTGCAACGGCTCGGCGAGCCGGCCGATGTCGCCGGCCCGGTCGCGTTCCTCCTCTCCGACGACGCGGCCTGGGTCACGGGGCAGACGCTCCGCATCGACGGCGGCGCGAGCATCCGCTCGTTCGGATGA
- a CDS encoding TetR/AcrR family transcriptional regulator, which translates to MKDSNVAEAVTRAAVELFAAQGYANTSVQQIVAAAGVTKGAMYHYFESKDDLLFGIYERMLALQKTHLDEIIARGGRPDEVLRDVCVDVIETSIDFLPEGTVFFRSLNMLTAPRQQEVTRRRRAYNDEFAAILERGQREGLFRTDIPRPVLIAHFFSDVHYLSHWYDPSGPESKQTVAAQLTDLFLTSIRSADA; encoded by the coding sequence ATGAAGGACTCCAACGTCGCCGAAGCCGTCACCCGCGCCGCCGTCGAACTGTTCGCCGCGCAAGGCTACGCGAACACCAGCGTGCAGCAGATCGTGGCCGCCGCCGGCGTGACGAAGGGCGCGATGTACCACTACTTCGAGTCGAAGGACGACCTGCTCTTCGGCATCTACGAGCGCATGCTCGCCCTGCAGAAGACGCACCTCGACGAGATCATCGCCCGCGGCGGCCGGCCCGATGAGGTGCTGCGCGACGTGTGCGTCGACGTCATCGAGACCTCGATCGACTTCCTGCCCGAGGGCACCGTGTTCTTCCGCAGCCTGAACATGCTGACTGCGCCCCGCCAGCAGGAGGTCACGCGCCGCCGCCGCGCGTACAACGACGAGTTCGCCGCGATCCTCGAGCGCGGGCAGCGCGAAGGCCTGTTCCGCACCGACATCCCTCGCCCGGTGCTCATCGCGCACTTCTTCAGCGACGTGCACTACCTCTCGCACTGGTACGACCCGAGCGGCCCCGAATCCAAGCAGACGGTCGCGGCGCAGCTGACCGATCTGTTCCTCACGAGCATCAGGAGTGCAGATGCCTGA
- a CDS encoding NADPH:quinone oxidoreductase family protein, with translation MPDTMRAWRVARLGEPESVLELHEVPVPVPAAGEVAVRVRAVAVNFPDVLLARGEYQVRPEVPFVPGIEFAGEVVGVGSGVDAVAPGDRVVGSAIGVLSEFAVLPAEAVHPAPDALSDAEAAALTIAYQTAWFGLHRRAGLAAGETLLVHAAAGGVGTAAVQLGAAAGARVIGVVGSAAKAEVARAAGADTVIVRGDGDLVAAIKAAAPGGVDVVFDPVGGDAFAASTKTIAFEGRIVVVGFAGGTIQQVRPEHALVKNYAVLGLHWALYQQRRPDLVDAAHAELARLADAGAIRPFVELVPFAEAPAAIQRLAGGATTGRLVIDVAGVDAGARSAGSAASAVDAAGGVSGAATGAATGAGAA, from the coding sequence ATGCCTGACACCATGCGCGCCTGGCGGGTCGCCCGCCTCGGCGAACCCGAGTCCGTCCTCGAACTGCACGAAGTGCCCGTGCCGGTGCCGGCCGCCGGCGAGGTCGCCGTGCGCGTGCGGGCGGTCGCGGTGAACTTCCCCGACGTCCTCCTCGCCCGCGGCGAGTACCAGGTGCGGCCCGAGGTGCCGTTCGTGCCCGGCATCGAGTTCGCGGGCGAGGTCGTCGGCGTCGGTTCGGGTGTGGATGCCGTGGCGCCCGGCGACCGGGTCGTCGGCTCGGCGATCGGGGTGCTCTCGGAGTTCGCGGTGCTGCCGGCCGAGGCCGTGCACCCCGCACCGGACGCCCTCTCCGACGCGGAGGCCGCCGCGCTCACCATCGCGTACCAGACGGCCTGGTTCGGCCTGCACCGGCGGGCCGGCCTCGCCGCCGGCGAGACGCTGCTCGTGCACGCCGCCGCCGGCGGGGTGGGCACCGCGGCCGTGCAGCTCGGCGCCGCCGCCGGTGCACGCGTCATCGGCGTCGTCGGGAGTGCCGCGAAGGCCGAGGTCGCCCGTGCGGCCGGGGCCGACACGGTGATCGTCCGCGGCGACGGCGACCTCGTCGCCGCGATCAAGGCGGCCGCCCCCGGCGGCGTCGACGTCGTCTTCGACCCGGTCGGCGGCGACGCCTTCGCCGCGTCGACGAAGACGATCGCCTTCGAGGGCCGCATCGTCGTCGTCGGCTTCGCCGGCGGAACGATCCAGCAGGTGCGCCCCGAGCATGCACTCGTGAAGAACTACGCCGTGCTCGGCCTGCACTGGGCGCTCTACCAGCAGCGGCGGCCCGATCTCGTGGACGCCGCGCACGCCGAACTCGCCCGCCTCGCCGATGCCGGTGCGATCCGCCCGTTCGTCGAGCTCGTGCCGTTCGCCGAAGCGCCTGCGGCGATCCAGCGCCTCGCGGGCGGGGCGACGACGGGCCGCCTCGTCATCGATGTGGCGGGGGTGGATGCCGGTGCTCGCTCGGCCGGCTCCGCCGCGTCGGCGGTGGATGCCGCCGGCGGGGTTTCCGGCGCCGCCACCGGTGCCGCGACCGGGGCGGGCGCTGCATGA
- a CDS encoding glucose 1-dehydrogenase: MSALDGRTAIVTGAARGLGAEYARILHDAGANVVIADLLEEEGAALAAELGARARFERLDVTSEEEWERVTASALDAFGAIDVLVNNAGIANAAPIEHFTLAKWRAVIEVNLTGTFLGCRAVVPAMKAAGRGSIINISSVEGLRGSPALHGYTASKFGVRGLTKSLAVELGPAGIRVNSVHPGLILTEMTTRIDPDDLVIPLGRAALPADVAGTIRFLAGDDSAYTTGAEFVVDGGMTAAIAHR, translated from the coding sequence ATGAGCGCGCTCGACGGGCGCACCGCCATCGTCACCGGCGCCGCCCGCGGGCTCGGCGCCGAGTACGCCCGCATCCTCCACGACGCCGGGGCGAACGTCGTCATCGCCGACCTCCTCGAAGAAGAAGGAGCGGCCCTCGCCGCCGAGCTCGGAGCCCGGGCGCGCTTCGAGCGCCTCGACGTGACCTCGGAAGAGGAGTGGGAGCGCGTCACGGCATCCGCACTCGACGCCTTCGGCGCGATCGACGTGCTCGTGAACAACGCCGGCATCGCCAACGCGGCACCCATCGAGCACTTCACGCTCGCCAAGTGGCGCGCGGTGATCGAGGTGAACCTCACCGGCACCTTCCTCGGTTGCCGCGCCGTCGTGCCGGCGATGAAGGCCGCCGGGCGCGGATCCATCATCAACATCTCCTCGGTCGAGGGCCTGCGCGGAAGCCCCGCCCTGCACGGATACACCGCCTCGAAGTTCGGCGTGCGCGGCCTCACGAAGTCGCTCGCCGTCGAGCTCGGGCCGGCCGGGATCCGCGTGAACTCGGTGCACCCGGGCCTCATCCTCACCGAGATGACGACGCGCATCGACCCCGACGACCTCGTCATCCCGCTCGGCCGGGCGGCGCTGCCGGCCGACGTCGCCGGAACGATCCGCTTCCTCGCCGGCGACGATTCCGCCTACACGACGGGCGCCGAGTTCGTCGTCGACGGCGGCATGACGGCGGCGATCGCCCACCGCTGA
- a CDS encoding ABC transporter ATP-binding protein — translation MSDAPHETTPTPPRLAVEGLTVAFGGLRALDGVGFEVADGEIVALIGPNGAGKTTVFNAISGLVRPRAGTIRIGGRPAPASTTRLLRRGVSRTLQGLGLYAGMTVLEQVLVPLAGVRAARGSERERAMTMLAELGMDADAHRPADALPYPERKRVALARALVTRPSLLLLDEPAGGLGGADMAQLAEAVRRVSAGGCAVLLVEHHVDFVMGLADRVVVLDFGRVIASGAPAEVQRDPAVEAAYLGVPPTPGPPTSGTAAPGTPTPETPAPGTAVRA, via the coding sequence ATGTCCGACGCTCCACACGAAACCACCCCGACCCCGCCGCGGCTCGCGGTCGAGGGGCTCACGGTCGCCTTCGGCGGGCTGAGAGCCCTCGACGGGGTGGGCTTCGAGGTCGCCGACGGCGAGATCGTCGCCCTCATCGGCCCGAACGGCGCCGGCAAGACGACGGTGTTCAACGCGATCAGCGGCCTCGTGCGGCCGCGCGCCGGCACGATCCGCATCGGGGGGCGGCCCGCACCGGCATCCACGACCCGACTCCTGCGCCGCGGCGTCTCGCGCACCCTGCAGGGCCTCGGCCTCTACGCGGGCATGACGGTGCTCGAGCAGGTGCTCGTTCCGCTCGCGGGGGTGCGCGCGGCGCGCGGTTCCGAGCGCGAGCGCGCGATGACGATGCTCGCCGAACTCGGAATGGATGCCGATGCGCACCGCCCCGCCGACGCCCTGCCGTACCCCGAACGCAAACGCGTCGCCCTCGCGCGCGCCCTCGTCACGCGGCCGAGCCTGCTGCTGCTCGACGAGCCGGCCGGCGGGCTCGGCGGGGCGGACATGGCGCAGCTCGCCGAGGCGGTGCGGCGGGTGTCGGCGGGTGGATGCGCCGTGCTGCTCGTCGAGCACCACGTCGATTTCGTCATGGGGCTCGCCGATCGCGTCGTCGTGCTCGACTTCGGGCGCGTGATCGCGAGCGGGGCGCCGGCCGAGGTGCAGCGCGATCCGGCGGTCGAGGCCGCCTACCTCGGCGTGCCGCCGACGCCAGGACCGCCGACGTCAGGAACGGCGGCACCCGGAACGCCGACACCCGAAACACCGGCACCCGGAACGGCGGTGCGCGCATGA
- a CDS encoding ABC transporter ATP-binding protein, translating into MNADTRNTPAPLLELDAVTVGYGAAPVLEALSLGIHEGQLVALLGANGAGKTTLLRTVAGQLRPSGGAVRFAGRPIDALPVEDRTRAGLALVPEGRSVVAELTVDENLRLGALRLPPRERRAATAAMYALFEPLARRRRAAGHELSGGERQMLALARALVARPRLLLLDEPSLGLAPLVVAELLGVLRETADRTGLTVLLAEQNAASALAIADRGIVLGLGEIVADRPASELAADPALRHAYLGF; encoded by the coding sequence ATGAACGCCGACACCCGCAACACCCCCGCCCCGCTCCTCGAGCTCGACGCCGTGACCGTCGGCTACGGGGCGGCGCCGGTGCTGGAGGCGCTGAGCCTCGGCATCCACGAGGGGCAGCTCGTCGCCCTGCTGGGCGCGAACGGCGCCGGCAAGACGACCCTGCTGCGCACCGTCGCAGGCCAGCTCCGACCGAGCGGCGGTGCCGTGCGGTTCGCCGGCCGCCCGATCGACGCCCTCCCCGTCGAGGATCGCACCCGCGCCGGCCTCGCCCTCGTGCCCGAGGGGCGCAGCGTCGTCGCCGAGCTCACCGTCGACGAGAACCTGCGGCTCGGCGCGCTGCGCCTGCCGCCCCGCGAGCGGCGCGCGGCGACGGCGGCGATGTACGCGCTGTTCGAACCCCTCGCCCGGCGTCGTCGCGCCGCCGGCCACGAACTGTCGGGCGGCGAGCGCCAGATGCTCGCCCTCGCCCGCGCCCTCGTCGCGCGCCCCCGGCTGCTGCTGCTCGACGAGCCGAGCCTCGGCCTCGCGCCGCTCGTGGTCGCCGAGCTGCTCGGTGTGCTCCGCGAGACGGCCGATCGCACGGGCCTCACGGTGCTCCTCGCCGAGCAGAATGCGGCGAGCGCCCTCGCGATCGCCGACCGCGGCATCGTCCTCGGACTCGGCGAGATCGTCGCCGACCGCCCGGCGTCCGAGCTCGCCGCCGACCCCGCCCTCCGCCACGCCTACCTGGGATTCTGA